Genomic segment of Clostridia bacterium:
CCCCGCCTCACCAAGACCGCGAGCAACGAACTCATCAATATCATCACCATTATGCTGGGCGTGGTGGTCGGCAGTAAGACCTACGCGCAGACCTTCCTGACCTTCGATACCTTGAAAATCATCGTGTTGGGCGTGGTGGCGTTCGCCTTCGGAACGGCGGGCGGCGTGCTCTTGGGCAAGTTGATGAGCAAGTTGTCCAAAGGAAAAATCAATCCGCTTATCGGCGCCGCGGGCGTGTCCGCCGTGCCTATGGCGGCCAGAGTGGCGCAGGACGTGGGCGCAAAGGAAGACCCGCAGAATTATTTGTTGATGCACGCTATGGGCCCCAACGTGGCCGGCGTCATCGGTTCGGCAGTCGCCGCAGGCGTACTGCTGGCAATATTCGGATAGGAGATAGACTATGGCTAAATTGCAAATTACCGAAACGATTTTACGTGACGCGCACCAATCGCAGGCGGCTACCCGTATGCGTTTGGACGAGATGTTGCCCGCTTGTCCCATATTGGACAAGGTGGGGTATTTCAGCCTGGAAGCCTGGGGCGGCGCGACCTTTGACAGTTGCTTGCGCTTCTTGAACGAGGATCCGTGGGAGAGACTGCGCGCTTTGCGTAAGGCCCTGCCTAATACCAAGTTGCAGATGCTGTTGCGCGGGCAAAACCTGTTGGGCTACAAGCATTACGCGGACGACGTGGTGGACGCTTTCGTGAAGAAGAGCATCGAGAACGGCATTGATATCATTCGTATTTTCGACGCCTTGAACGATACGCGAAATATGGCGACCGCCATCAAGGCCACCAAAAAGTACGGCGGTACGTGCGAAGTGGCGTTGGCGTATACCATCAGCCCCGTGCATACGCGGGAATACTTCGTCAACGTGGCCAAGGAGTTGGAAGCGATGGGCGCGGACATCATCTGCATAAAGGATATGGCTAACCTCTTGCTACCCTACGAGGCGTACGAATTGGTGAAAGCGCTCAAAAAAGCCGTGCACGTACCCATCCATTTGCATACGCATAACACCTGCGGCACGGGCAATATGACCAACTTGATGGCCGCCAGAGCGGGCGTGGATATCGTGGACTGCGCGTTGAGTCCTTTGGGCGACGGCACCTCTAACCCCTGCACCGAGAGCTTGGTGGCGACCTTGCAGGGCACCGACCTCGATACGGGGCTCGACTTGGGGCTTTTGAACCAAGCGGCGGCGCATTTCCGCACGGTGGCCGAACGGCTGAAAAAGGACGGCGTGCTGAATCCCAAGGTGCTGAACGTCAACGTGAACGTGCTGGTGTACCAGGTGCCCGGCGGTATGCTGAGCAATCTTCTAAACCAACTGAAAGAGGCCAAGGCAGAGGATAAGTACCAAGCGGTGCTGGAAGAAGTGCCGAGAGTGCGCGCCGACCTCGGGTATCCGCCCCTCGTGACGCCTACCTCGCAGATAGTAGGTACGCAAGCCGTGATGAACGTGCTGTTCGGACGGTATAAACGCGTGACGAAAGAGACCAAAGGCCTCTTGAAAGGCGAATACGGCAGATTGCCCGCCGAACCCAACCCCGAGTTGGTGCAGGAAGTGCTGAAAGGCGAAGAACGCATTACCTGCCGCCCCGCTGACCTCATCGAGCCCGAATTGGAGAAATACCGCAAGGAAGTGGCCGAGTTCGCCGAGAGCGAAGAGGACGTGTTGAGTTACGCCCTGTTCCCGCAAGTGGCGACCAACTTCTTCAAACAACGTAAAGCGCAAAAGTACGGCGTGGACGTGACGTTGGGCGACAAAGAGAACCCGATACACCCGGTGTAAACAAGTAGAAACGGGTTGAAACGACCCGGTGAATTGGCGGCTGTGTCGCTTGCCTTAGGCGCAGAGAAATCCAAGGTATAACCTTGGGAGAAATCCGCTCGATCCGCGGGCGGGAGAAATCCGACGTTCGTCGGGATATGGTGGTTCGCCGAGGGCGAACGCGATATAGTTGCGAGGGCAACTGCGATGTATCGGTAGAGCCGATGGGAGATAAATCCCTATGGGGTTTGGGATATACCGCCGACGCGGTGCGACGTGATAAAAACGCTATTTTCGAGGGGGAAGATAGCGTTTTTTGATGATTCGTTTGAAAGGAAGATAGAAGGATAATCAGCGCATAAATACGCGAAAATCCATTTAGTTTAAGCTAAATCGGCGGGTTCTTGGGGGACGTGCTCACTGCGGTAGGTGACCTTGAGAAGAAGGGGAGTAAGCAGCGAGGAGAGGAGAATGATGGCCAGCACGAAGGGGGTGATGGAGGGGGAAACAAGCCCCGACTGCACGCCTTTTTGGGTGCAGATGAGGACCACCTCGGCGCGCGCCATCATGCCGAGCCCTACGCGGAAACTGTCCTTAAAGTCGAAGCGGCAGAGTTTGGCACCCACGCCGCACCCGATGAGTTTGCCCACAAGCCCCACCGCGACGAAGCATACGCCGAACCATATAAAAGCGGGCGTGACCGCAAACTCACCGCGGACGATCTGCATCATCGTGAGAACGCCGATGTTGGCGAAAAAGACGGGGCCGAAGATCATATAGGTGGAAATGTCCGCCTTGCGGTCTATGTAGGAACTCTCTTTGAGCCCCGACAATAGAAGACCGGCGAGGAACGCGCCCGTGATGTCGGCGACGCCGAACCAGGCTTCGGCCGCGTAGGCGTAGAAGAAGCACAGCGCGAAAGCGAAGATGGCGATGCGGCGGAAGTGGTGGTGATGGACGGCAAGAAGGCGGAACAGATAGCGGAAGACGAGGCCTATGCCGATGCCCACCGCGAAGAAGAGGACGATATTGGAAAGAACGAGCCATATTTCGACCGAGGGGGCGACCGTGGCGCCCGCCGCCGAGAGGATGCGCCCCAAAAGCCCCGTGGCGGCACCCGAACCCGCGCCTTTGAGCCCGATGACAAGGCTGAGCAGCGCGATGCCGATGATATCGTCCAAAATGGCGGCCGAGATGATGGCCGTGCCAACCTTGGAATCCAACTTGCCGAGTTCTTTGAGCGTGGCGACCGTGACCGAGACAGAAGTAGCCGTGAGAATGACGCCGTAGAAGAGGCAACTGAAAATATCCTCGAAACCGAAGAACGCGCCCGCCACGGCGAAGCCCGCGCCTAAGGGCACGACTACGCCCAAAACCGTGATGACGATGGCCGAGGCGCCCGTCTGCTTGACCTTTTTGAGGTCGGTGTCCAATCCTGCCGAGAACATGATGATGACCACGCCGATCTTGGCAAGGAAAGAGAGGCCTTCCTCTACGGCGGGGGTGAGGACGGTTTGGTGGGGAATAAAGCCGATGAGACCGACGAGAACGCCCGCGGCGATCATACCGATGACCTGCGGCACGCCGATTTTGCCCAAAAGAACGCCCGCGGATTTGCTGAGGACGAGAATGAGGGCTAAGGGTAATAGTAACGCGTAGTATTCCATAGTGAAACCTTCTTTTACGTGAAGATTGTAGCACGATAAAAAAAGAAAATCAACCTTTTGAGGTTGATTTTAAGGGTGAATTGTACGTTGGGCGCGCCTTGGAGCGGTGAAGTTTCGCCTATGGCGAAGTGAAGTTGCATTCGCAGTGAAGTTCAAGGCACAGCCTTGAGTGAAGTTCGTGCTATGCACGAGTTGTGGTAGTATTAGAAGCCTGTCGGCGGAGGGAAGGGGGGATGCGGCTCTACTTGGGGGATCCTTCCACTACGCTGCGCTTCGGTCAGGATGACGTGCTACCTTGGCGGTTGGCGGTGTAGTGCTACGTAAGCGTTATTTCGTCTTGATGGTTTTGTAGAGAAGGGCGGGATCGTCCGTCATGATGGTGTCCGCGCCCGCGTCGGCGAGGTATTGCATATCGGCGGCGTCGTTGATGGTCCAATATTGTACGGCGATGCCGAAGGCGTGCGCGTACTCGATGATGGCGGGCTTGCCCAAGTTGATGACGAAATCGCGATAGGGAATCTGCAATACGCTGTAACCAACCTTTTTCTTGGAGAGGTCGACGTTGAACATCATGGAGAAGTAGAAGTCCAAAACCTCGCTGATGGAAGCCGAACGAATGATATTCTTGCCGTCCTCGCGGTTTTGGTAGCGCGTGTCGATGTAGGAGGTGACGGCTTGGTGGAAGGTACCCACGATGACTTTGTCCAAAATGTGATAGTCCAACATGGTCTGGTAGAGTTTGTCCGTGGCAAGGTGGCCGCGGTCGCCGTCGTCCTTGATCTCGATGATATAGTTCATCGTTTGTCCCTCGGCAAGGCGGGAATTGACGTAGTCAAGCACCTCTTCGAGGGTGCAGATGCGCGCGTGGGCGGCGTCTAATTGCTCGTCCGTCATGTCTCGGTAGGGATAGTGACCGGGGGCCTCGGGATCGGGAAAATTGTAGCCCATATTGTAGGTTTTGAGTTCGGCCAAGGTCTTGTCTTTGGGGTGGACGTCCTTTTCGCCGCGAAGGGTGCAATCGCTCGTTCGGTCCAAGGTGTCGTCGTGGAGAAGAATGAGATGCCCGTCCTTGGTGAGGTGCAGGTCAAACTCCAACGTATCGAAACGATAGCCGTAGGCCGCCACGTTGTCGAAGCATTTGGCAAAGGCGGCGATGGTGTTTTCGGGGGCGAGGGTGCGGCCCGCACGATGGGCGCAGACCAAGGTCTTGGACGTGCCCTCGGCATTGGCGGCGCCGTCGTTGACGATATGGGGGTTGGCCGTGACCGCTTCGGCCGTCCAGTCGGTGCGATAGCCGCGCGGTATGTAGGTGGACAGCATCAACCCGACGATGATGGTGACGATGACGGCAATGACGATGAAGACGATGACGATCGCCTTGACTGCTTTGTTGAGAGGTTTCGCTTTGCTCATAAAAACTCCTTTTGGGCTGCATTATATGGCGTCTTCTGCGGGACTGTCGGGCGCGTCGTGCACCTCGAGAACCGTGAGTGACGTCAAATCCACGAAGTAATCGTCGGGGGCAGATGGCACGACGTAGACCGTGACGTTACCCTCGAATTTGGACACGGGGCGGTAAAAACGCTCGCTGGTGAAGAGCCACACCGAGGCCTGACCGCTCTCGCGTTGTTGGGCGGCGGGAGAAGTGGGGTAGTAGGCGCAATCCAAGCGGCTGTAGCGCCGTCGGGCGGCTTTGGTGAGCCCCGTGTAGTCTTTGTAGACGTTGAGAACGGTGGCCTGTACGGGTACGCCATCGCGCCGGACGCGCCCCCAACGAGCGCGCTTCTTGCGCTCCTCGTGCCAGATGGACGAGGCGACCGCGACCAAGAGTAACCCCGCTACGCCCAAGAGCGCACCGAGGACGATGGCGTCCGTGTAGGGAACGACCACGTCGGGATCGTCCGCACGGTAGCGGAAGTAGAGCGTTTGGCCGTCCCGAACGTCCCGAATGGGCACGTTGGAACGCTTGACGTAAACGTGCGTGCCGTTCTCTACGGGGAACGTGAGGGAATAGGCGTATTGGTCTATCATCTCCACCTTCGCCTGTGCGCGGCGCCACCCGCCGATGGGCGCGGTGAGTAGTACCGAGACCAAAACGGCGGCGACGAGGAAGACGACACCCGCCGTGAGTTGCCAAAAACAGGCGCGGCGCCATAGGGGCGCGGGCGCGGGTATGGGGGCGATGGGATTGGGTGAGGTCTGGTCCATAGAATTATTATACAACTTGATAGATATAATTGCAATATATAAAAGATTATTGCTTTGTCGCGTGTGAAATCCAAGGCTGTGCCTTGGGAAAAATCCGTGTCGAAGCGCGGGAGAAATCCGACGTTCGTCGGGATGTGGTTTCGCCGAGGGCGAATGCCAACGGGTGATTAGTCTTTGGTGAGGGTTTTGAGATAGGCGACTTCTTTGGACGTGAGGTAGCGGCTGGCGCCACGGCCCAAACCGCCGAGTTTGAGATCGCCTACCGCCGTGCGTTTGAGGAAGGTGACCGTCTTGCCCAAGGTCTCGGCCATACGGCGGATCTCGCGGTTTTTGCCCTCGCGCAAAACGATCTCCAAACGGGTGAGGTTGCCCTCGGTGGAGAGAACATTGACCGTAGCGGGCGCGGTGCGGGTGCCGTCGGCAAGCGTAAGCCCCTCAGACCAGCGTGCCTTCTCCTCGTCGGAGAGGGTGCCCTCGATCTTGACGATATAGGTCTTGGGTATCTCGTAGGCGGGGTGGGTGAGACGGTGCAACAATTCGCCGTCGTTGGTGAGAAGGAGAAGCCCCTCGCTGTCGTAGTCCAAACGCCCCACGCAGTCCAACTTTTTGTTGGTGCGCACGTAGTCGTAGACCGTCTTGCGGCCGAGTTCGTCCGAGGCCGAGCAGATGCAACCTTTGGGCTTGTTGAGCATAAGATAGGTGTAGCGATTGATGGGCTTGATCTTCTTGCCGTCCACCTTGACGGTATCGTTTTCTACCACCACGTCATACCCCAATTCGGTCATTATCTTGCCATTGACGGATACTCTGCCCGCCTTGATCATTTCGTCGGCGGCTCGGCGGGAGGCCACGCCGCATTCGGCCAGATATTTGTTGATGCGCATAGTTTTTCTCCTCGTTGATATGGGTATATTGTAGTATATCTCGGAGAAAAAATCAAGAGAAAAAGATAGGCAAATATTATTAGCCAAAAGCGAACCTCATGGTTTGGCGTGGAGGAAGTCGGCGCCTACCTCCAGCGTGCGGGCGACGTAAGGTGAGGCAATCGAATAGTAGATGACTTTGCCGTCCCTGCGGGTGGTGACGAGACCTTGCCGACGGAGTAACGCCAGCTGGTGCGAGACCGTGCTTTGTTGCATACAGCAATGTCGGGCGAGGTCGGTGACGCACAGTTCGGCAAGGGAGAGGGCGGTGAGTATTTTGATGCGGGCGGGATCGGAAAAGACGGAGAAGAAGGTCGACAGGCGGTCGAGCGTGGCGACGGAAGGCAGATAGTAGTGAATAAGACTGTCCTGGTGACGGTTGGTTTTGGGTTGCACGGCGTATTCTCCTTTGGGCGGCGCGGAAGCTCGGCGGCACACACTTGAATGGTAGCGCATATATTGACAGTAATCAAGCCGTTTTTTGAGAGAAACGGCGCTGTTTTTGACGAAAATAAAGGAGGTATGAATGTTTTCGGATAATAACGGGATATTGCTATTGTTGATACTGCTGTTGGTCTTCGCCACGACGGGGCAAAACGGGATCTCGGGAGGGGAAAGCCTGCTGTTGATCTTGCTGGCGTTGGGCTTGCTCATCATATCCAACGGGAGCGGTCTGCTGGGCGGCGGCTGTAGAGATAGACAACTGCAATGAAAATCGCGGCGTGAATGCCGCGATTTTTTTGTCGCAAGTAGTCCCGTGGGCGCAAGGAGCGAATGAGGTATCGCTACGAGGGCAAGACGCGACGTAGCGTTGGACGACGGCGACGGGACGGGGAAGAAAGAAATACAAGGGGAAGATAAAATTGCATTGCTTTTTGCGCGGGGGCGTGGTATACTCGTAGTATGGATAGTAAATCATTCGTGTTGTTGGAACGATTGTACGATCTCGCGGGCGACCGTCCTTTCGCGATATTGGAAGCGGAAGAGATGAGAGGGGACG
This window contains:
- a CDS encoding oxaloacetate decarboxylase subunit alpha, which encodes MAKLQITETILRDAHQSQAATRMRLDEMLPACPILDKVGYFSLEAWGGATFDSCLRFLNEDPWERLRALRKALPNTKLQMLLRGQNLLGYKHYADDVVDAFVKKSIENGIDIIRIFDALNDTRNMATAIKATKKYGGTCEVALAYTISPVHTREYFVNVAKELEAMGADIICIKDMANLLLPYEAYELVKALKKAVHVPIHLHTHNTCGTGNMTNLMAARAGVDIVDCALSPLGDGTSNPCTESLVATLQGTDLDTGLDLGLLNQAAAHFRTVAERLKKDGVLNPKVLNVNVNVLVYQVPGGMLSNLLNQLKEAKAEDKYQAVLEEVPRVRADLGYPPLVTPTSQIVGTQAVMNVLFGRYKRVTKETKGLLKGEYGRLPAEPNPELVQEVLKGEERITCRPADLIEPELEKYRKEVAEFAESEEDVLSYALFPQVATNFFKQRKAQKYGVDVTLGDKENPIHPV
- a CDS encoding cation:proton antiporter; the protein is MEYYALLLPLALILVLSKSAGVLLGKIGVPQVIGMIAAGVLVGLIGFIPHQTVLTPAVEEGLSFLAKIGVVIIMFSAGLDTDLKKVKQTGASAIVITVLGVVVPLGAGFAVAGAFFGFEDIFSCLFYGVILTATSVSVTVATLKELGKLDSKVGTAIISAAILDDIIGIALLSLVIGLKGAGSGAATGLLGRILSAAGATVAPSVEIWLVLSNIVLFFAVGIGIGLVFRYLFRLLAVHHHHFRRIAIFAFALCFFYAYAAEAWFGVADITGAFLAGLLLSGLKESSYIDRKADISTYMIFGPVFFANIGVLTMMQIVRGEFAVTPAFIWFGVCFVAVGLVGKLIGCGVGAKLCRFDFKDSFRVGLGMMARAEVVLICTQKGVQSGLVSPSITPFVLAIILLSSLLTPLLLKVTYRSEHVPQEPADLA
- a CDS encoding rRNA pseudouridine synthase codes for the protein MRINKYLAECGVASRRAADEMIKAGRVSVNGKIMTELGYDVVVENDTVKVDGKKIKPINRYTYLMLNKPKGCICSASDELGRKTVYDYVRTNKKLDCVGRLDYDSEGLLLLTNDGELLHRLTHPAYEIPKTYIVKIEGTLSDEEKARWSEGLTLADGTRTAPATVNVLSTEGNLTRLEIVLREGKNREIRRMAETLGKTVTFLKRTAVGDLKLGGLGRGASRYLTSKEVAYLKTLTKD
- a CDS encoding winged helix-turn-helix transcriptional regulator, giving the protein MRYHSSVCRRASAPPKGEYAVQPKTNRHQDSLIHYYLPSVATLDRLSTFFSVFSDPARIKILTALSLAELCVTDLARHCCMQQSTVSHQLALLRRQGLVTTRRDGKVIYYSIASPYVARTLEVGADFLHAKP